One window of Quercus robur chromosome 5, dhQueRobu3.1, whole genome shotgun sequence genomic DNA carries:
- the LOC126726885 gene encoding tRNA (guanine(9)-N1)-methyltransferase: MRTTSFHSFPCHSISQRNVSALTPNTLAFKHREKRTTLIRATMEATQNDENALSQPQPQPQTLSKNAQKKLLKQQRYEAKKAEKKAQEKRQKKEDAERKRKEWEETLASVTEEERAKLIESRRSLRKERMEKRSEEKEKKMERLNKAMQCGHKIVVDLDFAHLMTPSEIQSLVQQIMYCYAVNGRCASPCHLWLTGCEGEMGSQLKRLPGFDNWIIEKENRPYIEALLEQKENLVYLTADAETVLEELDLKKIYIVGGLVDRNRWKGITMKKAKEQGIQTAKLPIGNYLKMSSSQVLTVNQVMEILLKFIETKDWKVSFFQVIPQRKRPEADPEGCQVEGEENEGKDDQLDSKKKCVEVPSQRKRPEADPEGCQEVEGEENEGKDDQLDRKKKCIEVPSHG; the protein is encoded by the exons atGAGGACGACGTCGTTCCACTCTTTTCCTTGTCATTCGATTTCCCAAAGAAACGTTAGTGCCCTAACCCCAAACACACTCGCGTTCAAACACAGAGAAAAGAGAACAACACTAATCAGAGCAACAATGGAGGCCACGCAAAATGACGAAAATGCCCTctcacaaccacaaccacaaccacaaactcTCTCGAAGAACGCTCAGAAGAAGCTGCTGAAGCAGCAGAGGTACGAAGCGAAGAAGGCAGAGAAGAAAGCGCAAGAGAAGCGGCAGAAGAAGGAAGACGCGGAGCGGAAGAGGAAGGAGTGGGAGGAGACTCTGGCGAGCGTCACGGAGGAGGAGCGAGCGAAGCTGATAGAGTCGCGGCGGAGCTTGAGGAAAGAGAGGATGGAGAAGCGGTCggaggagaaggagaagaagatggagaGGCTGAATAAAGCGATGCAGTGCGGACACAAGATCGTCGTCGACCTCGACTTCGCTCACCTCATGACTCCTTCTGAGATTCAAAGCCTCGTTCAACag ATTATGTATTGTTATGCGGTGAATGGAAGATGTGCTAGCCCTTGTCATCTCTGGTTGACTGGATGTGAGGGAGAAATGGGAAGCCAATTGAAAAGACTCCCAGGGTTTGATAATTGGATAATTGAGAAAGAAAATCGACCATATATTGAAGCATTGCTAGAGCAAAAGGAAAATCTGGTATATCTCACAGCAGATGCAGAAACTGTTCTGGAGGAACTTGATctgaagaaaatatatattgttggtGGATTGGTGGACCGTAATAGGTGGAAAGGGATTACCATGAAGAAAGCAAAAGAGCAAGGAATCCAAACGGCGAAGCTCCCAATTGGGAATTACTTGAAGATGTCAAGTTCCCAG GTCCTTACTGTGAACCAAGTGATGGAGATACTCCTCAAGTTTATTGAAACAAAGGATTGGaaagtttctttctttcaagTGATTCCTCAAAGGAAAAGACCTGAAGCTGATCCAGAAGGATGTCAAGTAGAAGgggaagaaaatgaagggaaagatgatCAATTGGATAGCAAAAAGAAGTGTGTTGAAGTACCTTCTCAAAGGAAAAGACCTGAAGCTGATCCAGAAGGATGTCAAGAAGTAGAAGgggaagaaaatgaagggaaagatgatCAATTGGATAGAAAAAAGAAGTGTATCGAAGTCCCTTCCCATGGATAG
- the LOC126729167 gene encoding nuclear transcription factor Y subunit B-1 has protein sequence MERGGFHGYRKIPNTNSGLKLTNISMRQLAEMNHTTITTATTTTDDNECTVREQDRFMPIANVIRIMRKILPPHAKISDDAKETIQECVSEYISFITGEANERCQREQRKTITAEDVLWAMSKLGFDDYIEPLTLYLHRYREMEGDRGSIRGEPLGKRGSGGSVDFGALGVAAFAPAFHMGHHHGFFGAAMGGWNLKDAPGGNVAGPSAQAAVASGEALGQYK, from the exons ATGGAACGTGGAGGCTTCCATGGCTACCGCAAGATCCCCAACACAAACTCTG GCCTGAAGCTAACAAACATCAGCATGAGGCAGCTAGCAGAGATGAACcacaccaccatcaccaccgcCACAACCACCACGGATGACAACGAATGCACGGTGAGAGAACAAGACAGGTTCATGCCGATCGCGAACGTGATAAGGATCATGCGCAAGATCCTCCCTCCACACGCCAAGATCTCTGATGATGCCAAAGAGACCATCCAAGAATGTGTGTCTGAGTACATCAGCTTCATCACTGGGGAAGCCAACGAGCGCTGCCAGCGCGAGCAACGCAAGACTATCACTGCCGAGGATGTGCTTTGGGCCATGAGCAAGCTCGGGTTCGATGACTACATTGAGCCACTCACATTGTACCTCCACCGCTACCGCGAGATGGAAGGTGACCGTGGCTCCATTAGAGGTGAACCGCTAGGAAAAAGGGGTAGCGGTGGCAGTGTTGACTTTGGGGCACTTGGGGTTGCTGCATTTGCACCAGCTTTTCATATGGGGCATCACCATGGGTTTTTTGGTGCTGCAATGGGTGGGTGGAACTTGAAGGATGCACCTGGTGGAAATGTGGCTGGACCTTCGGCTCAGGCTGCTGTGGCCAGTGGTGAAGCACTTGGGCAGTATAAGTGA
- the LOC126728630 gene encoding uncharacterized protein LOC126728630, with product MEEFGWGIGSIVAMLVVAAVVFFFPLVMGPLHPPSASVLLIFPVVLVAVFIFLRQASK from the coding sequence ATGGAAGAGTTTGGTTGGGGCATTGGTTCGATAGTGGCGATGTTGGTGGTGGCCGCGgtggttttctttttcccatTGGTGATGGGTCCATTGCATCCGCCTTCTGCTTCTGTACTCCTTATCTTCCCCGTCGTGTTGGTCGcggttttcattttccttcgtcAAGCCTCTAAGTGA
- the LOC126726886 gene encoding trihelix transcription factor GTL1 isoform X2 — protein MEGFTGDGEIPSPEEPFHGHVAPFPDTAELIYANPPPAINFSPVELIPQRHSLPPQKLRPIRRSPPESSELPEQTLAGTLATFSAEEEDAGFLAAGKEVCAVNRVVGDGDDECFETPKRVGSGTCCWGPNDEVRVLDELEAEFSTSSDEDDDDDYTSANINEPINRKRKRKPSKKLKGFLESLVGKVMERQERMHKELMEVIEKREQERRTREEAWRQQEMERMKREEEVRTQEMSRSLALISLIQNILGDEIQVPQPLITRCKEEDGGEIGMLNEVKCDPNNKKWLEAEVQALIALRTTLEHKFRPTGSRGSIWEEISVELYNMGYNRSAKKCKEKWDNMNKYFRRSMESGKKHAANDEGMQLG, from the exons ATGGAGGGTTTCACCGGCGACGGTGAAATTCCGAGTCCGGAGGAGCCTTTCCATGGCCACGTGGCGCCATTTCCGGATACCGCTGAACTGATTTACGCCAATCCGCCGCCTGCGATTAACTTTTCTCCCGTGGAGTTGATCCCTCAACGCCATAGCCTTCCGCCGCAGAAGCTCCGCCCGATCAGGCGGTCTCCGCCGGAGAGTTCCGAGCTTCCGGAACAGACGCTTGCCGGAACCCTAGCGACTTTCTCGGCGGAAGAGGAGGACGCGGGGTTTCTGGCCGCCGGTAAGGAGGTCTGTGCTGTAAATAGAGTGGTCGGCGACGGTGATGACGAGTGTTTTGAGACTCCGaagcgggtcgggtcgggtacTTGTTGCTGGGGTCCGAATGATGAGGTTCGGGTCTTGGATGAACTTGAAGCAGAATTTAG CACTTCTTCGGATGAGGATGACGATGATGATTATACATCGGCAAACATCAATGAACCTATAAAccggaagagaaagagaaaaccaAGTAAAAAACTTAAGGGTTTTCTGGAAAGTTTGGTAGGTAAAGTAATGGAGAGGCAAGAACGGATGCATAAGGAGTTGATGGAGGTAATAGAAAAGAGGGAGCAGGAGAGAAGAACCAGAGAAGAAGCTTGGAGGCAGCAGGAGATGGAAAGAATGAAAAGGGAAGAGGAGGTAAGAACCCAAGAGATGTCTCGTAGCCTAGCCCTCATTTCCTTGATACAGAATATTTTGGGTGACGAAATTCAAGTTCCCCAACCATTAATTACCCGATGCAAGGAAGAAGATGGAGGTGAAATTGGCATGCTGAATGAGGTCAAGTGCGatccaaataataaaaaatggctAGAAGCTGAAGTACAAGCACTGATAGCACTTCGAACTACTTTGGAACATAAGTTTCGCCCAACAGGCTCCAGAGGATCTATATGGGAGGAGATATCTGTTGAGTTGTACAATATGGGCTACAACCGATCTGCAAAGAAGTGTAAAGAGAAATGGGATAACATGAACAAATACTTCAGAAGGTCAATGGAAAGTGGGAAGAAGCATGCTGCAAATG ATGAAGGGATGCAGTTAGGCTGA
- the LOC126726886 gene encoding trihelix transcription factor GTL1 isoform X1 has protein sequence MEGFTGDGEIPSPEEPFHGHVAPFPDTAELIYANPPPAINFSPVELIPQRHSLPPQKLRPIRRSPPESSELPEQTLAGTLATFSAEEEDAGFLAAGKEVCAVNRVVGDGDDECFETPKRVGSGTCCWGPNDEVRVLDELEAEFSTSSDEDDDDDYTSANINEPINRKRKRKPSKKLKGFLESLVGKVMERQERMHKELMEVIEKREQERRTREEAWRQQEMERMKREEEVRTQEMSRSLALISLIQNILGDEIQVPQPLITRCKEEDGGEIGMLNEVKCDPNNKKWLEAEVQALIALRTTLEHKFRPTGSRGSIWEEISVELYNMGYNRSAKKCKEKWDNMNKYFRRSMESGKKHAANGKACQYFHDLNILYGNGIINPGNNVTENEAKSEK, from the exons ATGGAGGGTTTCACCGGCGACGGTGAAATTCCGAGTCCGGAGGAGCCTTTCCATGGCCACGTGGCGCCATTTCCGGATACCGCTGAACTGATTTACGCCAATCCGCCGCCTGCGATTAACTTTTCTCCCGTGGAGTTGATCCCTCAACGCCATAGCCTTCCGCCGCAGAAGCTCCGCCCGATCAGGCGGTCTCCGCCGGAGAGTTCCGAGCTTCCGGAACAGACGCTTGCCGGAACCCTAGCGACTTTCTCGGCGGAAGAGGAGGACGCGGGGTTTCTGGCCGCCGGTAAGGAGGTCTGTGCTGTAAATAGAGTGGTCGGCGACGGTGATGACGAGTGTTTTGAGACTCCGaagcgggtcgggtcgggtacTTGTTGCTGGGGTCCGAATGATGAGGTTCGGGTCTTGGATGAACTTGAAGCAGAATTTAG CACTTCTTCGGATGAGGATGACGATGATGATTATACATCGGCAAACATCAATGAACCTATAAAccggaagagaaagagaaaaccaAGTAAAAAACTTAAGGGTTTTCTGGAAAGTTTGGTAGGTAAAGTAATGGAGAGGCAAGAACGGATGCATAAGGAGTTGATGGAGGTAATAGAAAAGAGGGAGCAGGAGAGAAGAACCAGAGAAGAAGCTTGGAGGCAGCAGGAGATGGAAAGAATGAAAAGGGAAGAGGAGGTAAGAACCCAAGAGATGTCTCGTAGCCTAGCCCTCATTTCCTTGATACAGAATATTTTGGGTGACGAAATTCAAGTTCCCCAACCATTAATTACCCGATGCAAGGAAGAAGATGGAGGTGAAATTGGCATGCTGAATGAGGTCAAGTGCGatccaaataataaaaaatggctAGAAGCTGAAGTACAAGCACTGATAGCACTTCGAACTACTTTGGAACATAAGTTTCGCCCAACAGGCTCCAGAGGATCTATATGGGAGGAGATATCTGTTGAGTTGTACAATATGGGCTACAACCGATCTGCAAAGAAGTGTAAAGAGAAATGGGATAACATGAACAAATACTTCAGAAGGTCAATGGAAAGTGGGAAGAAGCATGCTGCAAATGGTAAGGCATGCCAATATTTTCATGACTTGAACATCCTGTATGGAAATGGAATCATTAATCCAGGAAATAATGTTACTGAGAATGAGGCCAAGAGTGAAAAGTAG